The following coding sequences are from one Culex quinquefasciatus strain JHB chromosome 1, VPISU_Cqui_1.0_pri_paternal, whole genome shotgun sequence window:
- the LOC6046341 gene encoding FERM domain-containing protein 8 isoform X4 — MRAGTRRRDLRGGIGGETGPTSSTNSYTIGGSTGGIADLQHQQQQQQQILKQQQTSQTQQQHHQLQQQQQQLLQQSSSLSSSNSLINNNNQIRDSYGVTASAIVTLGSGGGGSVASNSNNNNHHQQQQQQFQGGVATGSHHVSLVGVSAASSATMTTSTAISPPRPMQKVIPTVVYLMSRIAVHMEIEGTAQCPAQVMLAAALGCEELGITNKLLAQSVFGLWMTSPLLEVQLKPHHRPYAVRVAWSKLLDKHSHGNELEKLSDEPMTMLRRNVFFSKRDEEKIKDPRILELLYEEARHNVLHGRYVMESSHSIMLGGIQARIELGPYNSHTHSTSYFRENQFRFLPAHVAKSSSWSWLPISRRTSAEVRLLEQFKRVPTTATTKKLMRKYLEFCWALPFYGAAYFHGQVEQPVRGLMSLMQQKDLPVLIAVNERGIYVIDQIECTLLLGLKYDELSWDYAKPSNVNDPECLPCIFLQFGAVENGIAATKLMQIFTRQAAMVDALITHFIEQAKRRKESGGVAGGAAGEVPEVPIVGVVGVGGGENPYEAEPNPIQNNGVGVLSNKLSRLTLATFDDEGRCIGQTGSLAISY, encoded by the exons GTCCCACCTCGAGTACAAACAGCTACACGATAGGTGGCAGCACCGGTGGCATCGCAGATCTCCAGcatcaacaacagcaacagcaacaaattCTGAAACAGCAGCAAACAAGCCAAACGCAGCAACAACATCATCAActgcaacaacagcaacaacaactgcTCCAACAATCATCGAGTTTATCAAGTAGTAATAGTCTAATTAATAACAATAATCAAATTAGGGATAGTTACGGCGTGACGGCGTCGGCCATTGTGACCCTCGGCAGTGGTGGTggcggcagtgttgccagcaacagcaacaacaacaatcatcatcagcagcagcagcagcagtttcaGGGTGGTGTTGCCACTGGCAGTCATCACGTGAGCTTAGTGGGCGTCTCCGCGGCATCGTCGGCCACCATGACCACCTCGACGGCCATCTCGCCGCCGCGGCCAATGCAAAAG GTGATACCGACGGTGGTCTACCTGATGTCCCGCATTGCTGTACATATGGAGATCGAGGGAACCGCACAATGCCCGGCCCAGGTCATGCTGGCCGCCGCACTCGGCTGTGAAGAGCTAGGAATTACGAATAAGCTGCTGGCGCAGTCCGTGTTCGGGCTGTGGATGACCAGTCCGCTGCTGGAGGTTCAGCTGAAACCGCACCACCGGCCGTACGCGGTGCGGGTCGCGTGGTCCAAGCTGCTGGACAAGCACAGCCACGGGAACGAGCTGGAGAAGCTGTCGGACGAACCGATGACCATGCTCCGGAGGAATGTGTTCTTTTCCAAGCGGGACGAGGAGAAGATCAA ggACCCCCGGATACTGGAACTTCTGTACGAGGAAGCGCGCCACAATGTCCTGCACGGGCGGTACGTGATGGAATCGTCCCACTCGATCATGCTCGGAGGAATCCAGGCCCGGATAGAACTGGGCCCGTACAACTCCCACACGCACTCCACTAGTTATTTTAG AGAGAACCAATTCCGCTTCCTGCCGGCGCACGTGGCCAAAAGCTCGAGCTGGTCCTGGCTGCCGATCAGCCGGCGGACGTCGGCCGAGGTAAGACTGCTAGAACAATTCAAACGGGTGCCGACGACGGCCACGACCAAGAAGCTGATGCGGAAGTACCTCGAGTTTTGCTgggcactgccgttctacgg TGCCGCCTACTTCCACGGCCAGGTCGAGCAGCCAGTTCGCGGCCTGATGAGCTTAATGCAGCAAAAGGACCTGCCGGTGCTGATAGCGGTCAACGAGCGGGGCATTTATGTGATAGATCAGATCGAATGC ACCCTCCTGCTGGGCCTCAAGTACGACGAGCTGTCGTGGGACTACGCCAAGCCGAGCAACGTCAACGATCCGGAGTGTTTGCCGTGCATCTTCCTGCAGTTTGGGGCCGTCGAGAACGGGATCGCCGCCACCAAGCTGATGCAGATCTTCACCCGCCAGGCCGCCATGGTGGACGCCTTAATCACGCACTTTATCGAGCAGGCCAAGCGGCGGAAAGAAAGTGGCGGCGTGGCAGGGGGAGCGGCTGGTGAGGTGCCGGAAGTGCCCATCGTGGGGGTGGTCGGCGTGGGCGGCGGCGAGAATCCGTACGAAG CAGAACCGAACCCAATCCAGAACAACGGCGTCGGAGTGCTGAGCAACAAGCTGTCCCGGCTGACGTTGGCCACGTTCGATGACGAGGGTCGCTGCATTGGCCAGACGGGGTCACTGGCGATTAGTTATTAA